In one window of Deinococcus aerius DNA:
- a CDS encoding type I phosphomannose isomerase catalytic subunit encodes MNPLRLEPRLAARVWGGTRLGRGEDGQPIGEAWVLHEDSRVRGGPHDGRTLGDLAAEFPAELLGTRARGERFPLLIKLLDCAEWLSVQVHPDDEQAARLVGPGELGKTEAWYILEARPGAQLIAGVREGTSPGELRSAILEGRVMEHAAYQPVGEGDTVFVPAGTLHALGPGLFLYEVQQTSDTTYRVYDWDRPASAGRALHLKESAEVTTTRPPQWRPAQPLEPGESRELLRSDYFVLEGLRCGPEPLERDTRGESFHALTVIQGHGTLHAAGETLPLAPLDTVLLPAGVGEYRLEGESVQALVSRLP; translated from the coding sequence GTGAACCCGCTGCGACTGGAACCGCGGCTGGCGGCCCGGGTGTGGGGCGGCACCCGCCTGGGGCGCGGCGAGGACGGCCAGCCCATCGGCGAGGCGTGGGTGCTGCACGAGGACAGCCGGGTGCGGGGCGGGCCGCACGATGGGCGCACCCTGGGCGACCTCGCCGCCGAGTTCCCCGCCGAGCTGCTGGGCACCCGCGCCCGGGGAGAGCGCTTTCCGCTGCTCATCAAGCTGCTCGACTGCGCCGAGTGGCTCAGCGTGCAGGTCCACCCCGACGACGAGCAGGCCGCGCGTCTGGTCGGGCCGGGCGAGCTGGGCAAGACCGAGGCGTGGTACATCCTGGAGGCGCGGCCCGGGGCGCAGCTCATCGCGGGGGTGCGGGAGGGCACCTCGCCGGGGGAGTTGCGGTCGGCGATCCTGGAGGGCCGGGTGATGGAGCACGCGGCCTACCAGCCGGTGGGGGAGGGCGACACGGTGTTCGTCCCCGCCGGAACGCTGCACGCGCTCGGGCCGGGCCTCTTCCTGTACGAGGTGCAGCAGACCTCGGACACGACCTACCGCGTCTACGACTGGGACCGCCCGGCGAGCGCGGGGCGCGCCCTGCACCTGAAGGAGAGCGCCGAAGTCACGACGACGCGGCCACCCCAGTGGCGCCCGGCCCAGCCGCTCGAACCCGGGGAGAGCCGCGAGTTGCTCCGCAGCGACTACTTCGTGCTGGAGGGGCTGCGCTGCGGTCCCGAGCCCCTGGAACGGGACACCCGGGGCGAGAGCTTCCATGCCCTGACGGTGATTCAGGGGCACGGCACGTTGCACGCTGCCGGAGAGACGCTGCCCCTGGCGCCGCTCGACACGGTGTTGCTGCCCGCCGGGGTGGGGGAGTACCGCCTGGAGGGCGAGTCGGTTCAGGCCCTCGTCTCGCGCCTGCCCTGA